A region from the Arcanobacterium buesumense genome encodes:
- the deoC gene encoding deoxyribose-phosphate aldolase, which produces MATREEVAGIVDHTLLKPEATMEDVKKLVEDAKALGTYSVCVSPSMLPLPEEIELGDVKLAVVCGFPSGAVASEIKATEAARAVAAGADEVDMVINIGLAKEGAWEELEYDIAVVRDAIPYAVLKVIIESAALTDEEIVKACEASMNAGADFVKTSTGFHPTGGASVHAVEVMKKTVGDELEIKASGGIHDGEFALELMKAGATRLGLSGTKKVLDTLPE; this is translated from the coding sequence GTGGCAACACGTGAAGAAGTTGCAGGCATCGTAGATCACACGCTACTCAAGCCAGAAGCAACCATGGAAGATGTGAAGAAACTTGTTGAAGACGCGAAGGCACTTGGTACTTATTCAGTGTGCGTATCACCGTCGATGCTGCCACTTCCAGAAGAAATTGAACTAGGCGATGTCAAACTCGCTGTCGTTTGTGGTTTCCCATCAGGTGCGGTCGCATCAGAAATTAAAGCAACCGAAGCTGCACGTGCGGTAGCTGCTGGTGCTGATGAAGTCGATATGGTCATCAACATTGGTTTAGCTAAGGAAGGCGCTTGGGAAGAGCTCGAATACGATATTGCTGTTGTTCGAGATGCTATCCCATATGCAGTGCTGAAGGTAATTATTGAATCTGCTGCACTCACTGATGAAGAAATCGTCAAGGCATGTGAAGCTTCGATGAATGCTGGCGCAGACTTCGTCAAGACTTCTACCGGTTTCCACCCAACAGGTGGTGCGTCAGTTCACGCCGTTGAAGTGATGAAGAAGACCGTTGGCGACGAGCTGGAAATCAAGGCATCTGGTGGAATTCATGATGGCGAGTTCGCACTTGAACTGATGAAGGCAGGCGCTACTCGTCTAGGTTTGTCCGGTACGAAGAAAGTCCTTGACACACTTCCTGAGTGA
- a CDS encoding thymidine phosphorylase, producing MAEKFDVVDVIRAKRDHNKLSKAEIDWTIDAYTRGVVGDEQMAALAMAIFLNGMDREEIAQWTHAMIESGERMDFSALGRITADKHSTGGVGDKITLPLAPLVAVYGVAVPQLSGRGLGHTGGTLDKLEAIPGWRAALSNEEIMHQLGLEGPGAVICAAGSGLAPADKKLYALRDITSTVDCIPLIASSIMSKKIAEGTHSLVLDVKVGSGAFMKDLAKAQELARTMVDLGTDAGVKTTALLTDMSTPLGLKIGNGLEVEESVEVLAGGGPADVVELTIALAREMLTAAGQPDADVEEALKDGRAMDVWRKMIKAQDGDPDAPMPVAKHTHDVIAQSDGVLSTLDALSVGVASWRLGAGRAFKEEPVQLAAGIELFAKPGDEVKKGQKLMTLHTDDESRIERALASLEGGIEIGGAYKERPSVVLDRIS from the coding sequence ATGGCAGAAAAGTTTGATGTAGTTGACGTAATTCGTGCTAAGCGCGATCATAATAAACTCTCCAAGGCTGAAATCGATTGGACAATTGACGCCTATACCCGAGGAGTTGTTGGAGACGAACAGATGGCTGCGTTAGCGATGGCTATCTTCCTCAACGGTATGGATCGCGAAGAAATCGCTCAATGGACCCATGCAATGATTGAATCGGGGGAGCGCATGGACTTCTCCGCTCTAGGCCGTATCACGGCAGATAAGCATTCTACTGGTGGTGTAGGCGATAAAATCACCTTGCCACTAGCCCCACTTGTTGCAGTTTACGGGGTGGCTGTGCCCCAACTATCTGGCCGTGGTCTCGGACATACTGGAGGTACACTCGATAAGCTTGAAGCTATTCCCGGATGGCGTGCGGCGCTATCTAACGAAGAAATAATGCACCAGCTTGGTCTGGAAGGTCCCGGAGCGGTTATTTGCGCAGCCGGATCCGGTCTAGCACCAGCAGATAAGAAACTCTATGCCCTGCGCGATATCACCTCAACAGTCGATTGTATCCCGCTGATTGCCTCGTCGATTATGTCTAAGAAGATTGCAGAAGGCACGCATTCACTAGTCTTAGACGTTAAGGTCGGTTCAGGCGCATTTATGAAGGATCTTGCCAAGGCACAAGAACTAGCACGAACCATGGTAGATCTAGGTACTGATGCTGGCGTGAAAACCACAGCACTTTTGACAGACATGTCCACCCCTCTTGGATTGAAGATCGGTAACGGACTAGAAGTAGAAGAATCCGTTGAAGTACTTGCCGGTGGTGGCCCAGCTGACGTCGTCGAACTAACTATTGCCTTGGCACGTGAAATGCTCACTGCCGCTGGACAACCCGATGCCGACGTCGAAGAGGCCCTTAAAGACGGCCGTGCTATGGACGTGTGGCGCAAGATGATTAAAGCTCAGGATGGCGATCCGGACGCGCCAATGCCAGTTGCTAAACATACCCATGATGTTATTGCACAATCTGACGGTGTTCTATCTACCCTCGATGCCTTGAGTGTAGGTGTTGCTTCCTGGCGCTTGGGTGCCGGTCGAGCATTTAAAGAAGAACCAGTTCAGCTCGCTGCTGGTATTGAGCTATTTGCCAAGCCAGGTGACGAAGTCAAGAAGGGTCAAAAGCTCATGACTCTGCATACTGATGATGAATCGCGTATCGAACGAGCACTCGCTTCCCTCGAAGGCGGTATCGAAATCGGTGGCGCCTATAAAGAACGTCCATCAGTTGTTCTAGACCGTATCTCATAA
- a CDS encoding cytidine deaminase: MPEINWDELKDLAIEAMKTAYAPYSGYPVGASALVDDGRLVSGCNVENASTGLGTCAENGLVSMLHRTGGGRLVAFYCVNGNGDVIVPCGRCRQLLYEHGGPNLLVTMPSGIMRMDEVLPQGFGPADLALVATSQITIDTPYALRESDAEKEKKDK; this comes from the coding sequence ATGCCTGAGATTAACTGGGATGAACTCAAAGATCTTGCTATTGAGGCAATGAAAACTGCCTATGCGCCGTACTCTGGTTATCCAGTGGGCGCTTCCGCATTGGTTGATGATGGCCGTCTCGTATCCGGTTGTAACGTGGAAAACGCTTCTACCGGTCTTGGAACCTGCGCTGAAAATGGTCTTGTCTCAATGCTGCACCGCACCGGCGGTGGCCGGCTCGTTGCATTCTACTGCGTTAACGGTAACGGCGATGTTATCGTTCCCTGTGGACGTTGCCGGCAATTACTCTACGAACACGGTGGCCCAAATTTACTCGTGACAATGCCGTCAGGAATCATGCGGATGGATGAGGTCCTTCCGCAAGGATTTGGACCAGCAGACTTAGCTCTTGTAGCCACAAGTCAGATAACAATTGATACTCCGTACGCACTTCGGGAAAGTGATGCGGAAAAGGAGAAGAAGGACAAATAA
- a CDS encoding ABC transporter permease, with the protein MPQGEVIGKISWKFPVTYGLATLLALFFAMGATGDARLRLNDRASSVDIPDITIPAVTTLWVFFVLIALATVWSVISALGRGKYAKMGSILDKVSTIIVAVLTIFSFLIFAGGGSAGAITLTSTLGITVAISTPLIFGALSGVVCEHVGVVNIAIEGQLLVGAFVGVMAASFFKTPYMGLLAAPLAGALVGSLLALFSVKYGVDQIIVGVVLNVLCLGLTTFFYGTLMSDNAEILNTNQYSLPSIRIPLLAEIPVVGPMLFDQTILVYIMYVAVALLTVFLYRSRWGLRMRACGEHPRAADTVGINVNRTRIRNTIFGSAIAGLGGAFFTIGQGLAFTDNMSAGNGYIALAAMILGKWHPVGALGAAGMFGFAKAVALLMPNLHGGIPSQLVNMIPYIITIIAVAGFVGKSRPPAAENIPYIK; encoded by the coding sequence ATGCCCCAAGGCGAAGTCATTGGTAAAATCTCTTGGAAATTCCCAGTTACCTATGGACTAGCAACCCTGCTTGCCCTTTTCTTTGCCATGGGAGCAACTGGTGATGCCCGTCTGCGCCTGAATGACCGTGCATCATCAGTAGACATTCCTGATATCACCATTCCAGCAGTGACAACTTTGTGGGTATTCTTTGTACTCATTGCGCTGGCAACTGTGTGGTCAGTGATTTCTGCGCTCGGTCGTGGAAAATACGCCAAGATGGGAAGCATCTTAGACAAAGTTTCCACCATTATTGTGGCTGTCTTGACCATTTTTAGTTTCTTGATTTTCGCCGGTGGCGGCTCAGCAGGTGCAATTACACTAACATCAACTCTCGGTATCACTGTTGCTATCTCAACTCCGTTGATTTTCGGCGCATTGTCCGGTGTAGTGTGTGAGCACGTTGGCGTCGTTAACATCGCTATCGAAGGTCAGCTACTCGTTGGTGCTTTCGTCGGTGTTATGGCAGCCTCCTTCTTTAAGACACCATACATGGGCTTGCTTGCGGCCCCGCTTGCCGGTGCACTAGTAGGCTCCTTGCTGGCATTGTTCTCAGTCAAGTACGGTGTAGATCAGATTATCGTTGGTGTTGTGCTCAACGTGCTCTGCCTAGGTTTAACAACCTTCTTCTATGGCACACTGATGTCTGATAACGCAGAAATCCTCAATACCAATCAGTACTCGCTGCCATCGATTAGAATTCCGCTACTTGCTGAGATTCCAGTGGTTGGTCCAATGCTGTTTGACCAAACAATTTTGGTCTATATCATGTATGTTGCTGTTGCTCTCCTGACGGTATTCCTTTACCGCTCGCGTTGGGGTTTGCGGATGCGAGCATGTGGTGAGCACCCACGCGCAGCTGACACAGTAGGTATCAACGTCAACCGTACTCGTATTCGTAATACGATCTTCGGTTCGGCAATTGCTGGTCTTGGTGGTGCGTTCTTCACCATCGGGCAAGGATTAGCATTCACCGACAACATGTCCGCTGGAAACGGCTATATTGCGTTGGCTGCTATGATTCTCGGTAAATGGCATCCGGTAGGTGCACTTGGTGCAGCAGGAATGTTTGGTTTTGCTAAAGCAGTTGCATTGCTGATGCCAAACCTTCATGGCGGAATTCCATCCCAGCTAGTGAACATGATTCCGTATATCATCACGATTATTGCAGTGGCTGGCTTCGTCGGGAAGTCGCGGCCACCAGCTGCAGAGAATATTCCGTACATTAAGTAA
- a CDS encoding ABC transporter permease, with translation MSNKKSTPISAGTWAKAIVHSAPRSGWLVGIIAILLAFALGAILIVITGASVLDAYVAMFKGSIFNAAALNRGFAYAIRPMMDSLFFATPLILAGLGLGFGFRAGLFNIGGAGQIIFGALAAIWVSFSLDLPYGIHLIVALVAAAVAGGIYAGIAGYLKAKTGANEVIVTIMLNSIATLALSYVLSLDSWHQPGQNNPVTPVASDTAALPALLPTPFKIHFGLVLALIAVFVYWWILERSTFGFEVRAVGANPNAARTAGMSIAKVTTLTMMTSGIFAGLAGANEALGTMYQAHQGVTSGIAGTVGFDAITVALLGRNKPMGIFFSGLLFGAFKAGGYSMQAQGVPVDMVLILESVIVLFIAAPALVRWMFRLPKPDGKSLREYAATLGENVSQPKTAHASEQAESENTASDEHASTGKGEKA, from the coding sequence ATGAGCAATAAGAAATCAACTCCGATTAGTGCTGGGACTTGGGCTAAGGCTATTGTCCATTCTGCTCCTCGTTCTGGCTGGCTAGTAGGTATTATTGCAATCCTGCTTGCTTTCGCCTTGGGAGCGATCCTCATCGTGATCACCGGAGCATCCGTCTTAGATGCCTACGTGGCCATGTTTAAAGGATCAATTTTTAATGCGGCCGCACTTAACCGTGGGTTTGCATATGCGATCCGCCCAATGATGGACTCGCTCTTTTTCGCTACTCCACTTATTTTGGCTGGTCTTGGCTTAGGCTTCGGCTTCCGGGCAGGTTTGTTTAACATTGGTGGCGCTGGCCAAATTATTTTTGGTGCTCTAGCTGCGATCTGGGTGTCTTTTAGCCTTGATCTTCCGTATGGCATCCACCTTATTGTGGCGCTGGTGGCAGCAGCTGTAGCTGGTGGTATCTATGCTGGTATCGCTGGATATTTGAAAGCAAAGACCGGGGCGAACGAAGTTATCGTCACGATCATGCTGAATTCGATTGCTACGCTTGCACTTTCCTATGTTCTATCGCTCGATTCGTGGCATCAGCCCGGACAGAACAACCCAGTCACACCAGTAGCTAGTGACACTGCGGCACTCCCAGCACTGCTTCCTACACCGTTTAAGATTCATTTTGGACTTGTCCTCGCTCTTATAGCGGTCTTTGTTTACTGGTGGATTTTGGAACGTTCTACCTTCGGTTTTGAAGTTCGTGCAGTCGGCGCAAATCCGAACGCTGCTCGTACAGCAGGAATGTCAATCGCTAAAGTCACGACATTGACAATGATGACATCAGGCATCTTTGCCGGTTTAGCTGGTGCAAATGAAGCTCTCGGTACGATGTATCAAGCCCATCAAGGCGTGACATCTGGTATTGCCGGAACAGTTGGATTCGACGCAATTACAGTTGCTTTGCTTGGCCGCAATAAGCCAATGGGAATTTTCTTCTCTGGTCTATTGTTCGGCGCGTTTAAAGCCGGTGGATATTCAATGCAGGCTCAAGGTGTGCCAGTTGATATGGTTCTCATTCTCGAATCAGTAATTGTTCTGTTCATTGCGGCTCCAGCACTGGTTCGTTGGATGTTCCGCCTGCCTAAGCCTGATGGCAAGAGCTTGCGCGAATACGCTGCAACATTAGGTGAGAATGTGTCACAACCAAAAACAGCTCACGCATCTGAGCAGGCGGAATCGGAGAATACCGCCTCAGATGAGCATGCATCTACCGGAAAGGGGGAGAAGGCATAA